A section of the Macadamia integrifolia cultivar HAES 741 chromosome 9, SCU_Mint_v3, whole genome shotgun sequence genome encodes:
- the LOC122089271 gene encoding pentatricopeptide repeat-containing protein At3g13880, whose protein sequence is MPQECECSFLANTKMGYQKRLIFFRQPRNWYATMLHIRQALTENPQEFHLGISMNSATYTALLQSCTRTESLIQGKLVHARMIKTSFKSCLFLENNLLNMYSKCGEMDMARQLFDRMPRQDIISWNSLISGYSQMGFYRKAMEVFNQARMARIKQDKFTYATALSVCARAGNIVLGKLIHGLITISGLGDQVFLTNSLIDMYSKCGHIDQARCLFDHSDELDDVSWNSLIAGYVQVGSNDEMLKVFIQMYRSGFKLNTFALGSVIKACCLNFHGSKVIGKLLHGCTIKLGMDLNVVVATALLDMYAKIGDLDDATKIFWLMPDPNVVTFNAMIAGFFRSETEVSGEFADEALNLFSAMRKKGMKPSKYTFSSILKACNVVGAFDYGKQIHAQIFKYNLQSDEFIGSTLIDLYSLLGSTEDGLRCFHSTLKLDIVSWTSMIGGCVRNGQFELALNLFFELLTSGRKPDEFTISSVLSACANLAAARSGEQIQCYAMKTGIAEYTIVANSQICMYAKSGDIDAANLTFKETRNLDVVSWSVMISSHAQHGCAKEAVSLFEGMKDSGITPNHITYLGVLTACSHGGLVDDGFRYFESMKRDHVINPNVKHCSCIVDLLGRAGRLVDAENFIINSGFKDDPVMWRALLGSCRVHRDTVMGKRIAERVIELEPQAAASYVLLYNIYLDAGIKLPAMEIRDLMKDRGVKKEPGLSWIEIGRTVNSFVAGDRSHPKCQSIYAKLDEMLEKIKKIGYVDETSSFDTSEQDHKDGLVVNYHSEKLAVVLGIIDLPKSAPIRVMKNLRVCHDCHTTMKFFSKVENREIVLRDPIRFHRFIEGSCSCKDYW, encoded by the exons ATGCCCCAGGAATGCGAATGCAGTTTTCTTGCAAATACCAAAATGGGTTATCAGAAACGCCTGATTTTTTTCAGGCAGCCCAGAAATTGGTACGCCACAATGCTTCATATCCGACAGGCCCTGACCGAAAATCCCCAGGAATTTCATCTCGGTATCTCTATGAACTCTGCCACTTATACGGCTCTGCTCCAATCATGCACAAGAACTGAATCTCTGATACAGGGAAAGCTTGTACATGCTCGTATGATCAAGACATCGTTCAAGTCCTGTCTGTTCCTGGAAAACAATCTATTGAATATGTATAGCAAATGTGGTGAAATGGATATGGCTCGCCAATTGTTTGATAGAATGCCCAGACAGGACATTATTTCATGGAATTCCCTTATTTCTGGATATTCCCAGATGGGCTTCTATCGTAAAGCCATGGAAGTGTTCAATCAAGCTAGAATGGCTCGTATAAAACAGGATAAGTTCACTTATGCTACTGCTTTGAGTGTATGTGCTCGAGCAGGGAATATTGTACTGGGAAAGCTCATTCACGGGTTGATCACTATTAGTGGTTTGGGTGATCAAGTCTTCTTGACCAATTCACTAATTGACATGTATTCGAAGTGTGGACACATTGATCAAGCGAGGTGCTTGTTCGATCATTCTGATGAGTTAGATGATGTTTCTTGGAATTCCTTGATTGCTGGTTATGTTCAGGTTGGTTCAAATGATGAAATGCTGAAAGTTTTTATTCAAATGTATCGATCTGGATTTAAGTTGAATACTTTTGCACTTGGCAGCGTAATAAAAGCATGCTGCTTGAACTTTCATGGTTCAAAAGTAATTGGAAAACTGCTTCATGGCTGCACAATCAAACTTGGGATGGATTTGAATGTTGTTGTTGCAACTGCATTGCTTGATATGTATGCAAAGATCGGGGACCTGGatgatgcaaccaagatttTCTGGCTCATGCCTGACCCAAATGTTGTCACGTTTAATGCCATGATTGCCGGGTTCTTCCGATCAGAGACTGAAGTCTCTGGCGAATTTGCAGATGAAGCTCTGAATCTATTCTCTGCAATGCGAAAAAAAGGTATGAAGCCTTCGAAATATACATTCTCAAGCATACTTAAAGCTTGTAATGTAGTTGGAGCTTTTGATTATGGAAAGCAAATTCATGCTCAAATCTTCAAGTACAATCTTCAATCTGATGAATTCATTGGAAGTACACTTATTGACTTATATTCACTTTTGGGTTCAACCGAGGATGGGTTGAGATGTTTTCATTCAACCTTAAAACTAGATATTGTCTCATGGACGTCCATGATTGGGGGCTGTGTTCGGAATGGCCAATTTGAGCTTGCATTGAATTTATTCTTTGAATTGCTCACTTCTGGAAGAAAACCAGATGAATTCACAATATCAAGTGTGTTAAGTGCCTGTGCAAATTTGGCTGCTGCAAGATCTGGTGAGCAGATCCAGTGCTATGCAATGAAAACTGGAATTGCAGAGTACACAATTGTTGCAAACTCACAGATTTGCATGTATGCAAAGTCAGGAGATATAGATGCCGCTAACCTTACATTCAAGGAGACAAGGAACCTTGATGTCGTGTCTTGGTCTGTGATGATCTCTAGCCATGCTCAGCATGGCTGTGCAAAGGAAGCTGTCAGCCTTTTTGAGGGAATGAAGGATTCAGGGATTACACCCAACCACATTACATATCTTGGAGTTCTTACTGCCTGTAGCCACGGTGGTCTTGTGGATGACGGATTCCG GTATTTTGAGAGCATGAAGAGAGACCATGTCATTAATCCAAACGTTAAGCACTGTTCATGCATTGTCGACCTTCTTGGTCGAGCTGGAAGACTGGTTGATGCTGAGAACTTCATTATAAATTCAGGCTTCAAGGATGACCCTGTGATGTGGAGGGCCTTGTTAGGTTCTTGCCGGGTCCACAGGGACACTGTCATGGGGAAACGCATTGCAGAGAGAGTCATTGAACTCGAACCACAAGCTGCTGCCTCCTATGTGCTTCTCTACAATATTTACTTGGATGCTGGCATAAAACTTCCAGCGATGGAAATCAGAGACTTGATGAAAGATCGAGGTGTTAAGAAGGAACCTGGACTTAGTTGGATTGAAATTGGGAGAACTGTTAATTCTTTTGTGGCAGGTGACAGATCCCACCCAAAATGTCAATCTATTTATGCTAAGTTGGACGAAATGTTGGAGAAGATCAAGAAAATTGGCTATGTTGATGAAACATCCTCTTTTGATACCTCTGAGCAAGATCACAAGGATGGCTTGGTGGTGAACTACCACAGTGAGAAGTTAGCTGTGGTCCTTGGGATAATTGATTTGCCTAAGTCAGCTCCTATAAGAGTGATGAAGAACTTGAGGGTCTGCCATGATTGCCATACAACAATGAAATTCTTTTCTAAGGTGGAAAACAGAGAGATTGTTCTCAGAGATCCTATTCGCTTCCATCGTTTCATTGAAGGTTCTTGTTCTTGTAAAGACTATTGGTGA
- the LOC122089273 gene encoding glucan endo-1,3-beta-glucosidase, basic vacuolar isoform-like, with amino-acid sequence MAAFFAKRNNSPPDATTVLLLLFGLLMSSLDITGAQTGVCYGGQALGNNLPSPQEAVDLYKSSNIHRMRLYAPDEATLEVLRDSNIELILGVPNDDLQGIAINTTTAYNWVQRNIKAYSSNVKFKYIAVGNEVNLTTNGEAQFVLPAMQNIQSAITSFGLQNQIKVSTAIDSQLLDDNITYPPSQLDFKGEARSFIDPIISFLVNNGAPLLANVYPYFIYKYNQQDIQLSYALFTSSSVVVQDGGLGYQNLFDAMVDAFYSALEKDGGGSVEIVVSESGWPTEGDVGTSVQNAQTYNSKLIEHVKNGTPKRQGRAIETYIFEMFDENLKNPEREKHWGLFFPNKQPKYQFSFS; translated from the exons ATGGCTGCTTTCTTTGCAAAAAGAAACAATAGCCCTCCTGATGCTACCACAGTACTGTTGCTTCTGTTTGGGCTACTAATGAGTAGCCTAGACATCACAG GTGCACAAACAGGTGTTTGTTATGGAGGTCAAGCCTTAGGCAACAATTTACCATCTCCACAGGAAGCTGTGGATCTTTATAAATCATCAAACATCCATAGGATGAGGCTTTATGCTCCAGATGAAGCAACTCTCGAAGTCCTTAGAGACTCCAACATTGAACTCATCTTGGGTGTCCCAAACGATGACCTTCAAGGCATAGCAATCAACACTACCACTGCATACAATTGGGTACAGAGAAACATAAAAGCCTACTCATCTAATGTCAAATTCAAGTACATTGCCGTCGGCAACGAAGTAAATCTCACCACCAACGGCGAAGCTCAATTTGTTCTCCCTGCAATGCAAAACATACAAAGTGCAATTACATCATTTGGTctacaaaaccaaatcaaagtgtCCACAGCAATTGATTCTCAACTCCTTGATGATAACATTACTTATCCTCCATCCCAACTCGACTTCAAAGGCGAAGCGAGGTCGTTTATAGACCCAATTATAAGCTTCCTTGTTAACAATGGTGCACCATTACTTGCTAATGTGTATCCTTACTTCATTTACAAGTATAACCAACAAGACATTCAACTCTCCTATGCTTTGTTTACCTCTTCATCAGTTGTGGTTCAAGATGGTGGATTAGGGTACCAAAACCTTTTTGATGCTATGGTGGATGCTTTCTACTCAGCTCTTGAGAAGGATGGAGGTGGTTCTGTTGAGATTGTTGTATCAGAGAGTGGATGGCCAACTGAAGGAGATGTGGGGACTTCTGTGCAAAATGCACAAACTTACAATTCAAAGCTGATTGAACATGTGAAGAATGGAACTCCCAAGAGGCAAGGAAGAGCTATAGAGACTTATATCTTTGAAATGTTTGATGAGAACCTAAAGAATCCAGAGAGGGAGAAACACTGGGGGCTTTTCTTTCCCAACAAACAACCCAAATATCAGTTCAGTTTCTCTTAA